From Palaemon carinicauda isolate YSFRI2023 chromosome 29, ASM3689809v2, whole genome shotgun sequence, one genomic window encodes:
- the LOC137622159 gene encoding uncharacterized protein: MCELLSVAKKCVSKPSLGLLASPVTNILYLHDAGTGVQFLVETGACHFLLPKPGFKTRCSLTNSAYIPLVSANGSAIASNCYETLILSFRSTKYIWNFLVADVPIPILDADFLSHFHLLVDVLHQWIVNTDLHSSTPLKPVPPTTLHISKPTDAYIHLLTSDPEVFRQELRQTPTVPAKHGIYPHMKMMGPTLFSRFRRLAVDRLAVSKQTLAKIEEWAFAKRHQADGRHPYTSS; encoded by the coding sequence ATGTGCGAATTGTTATCAgtagccaaaaaatgtgtaagtaagccatcacttggattgttggcctcccctgtcactaatattttatatttacatgatGCTGGTACGGGTGTCCAATTTTTGGTAGAGACGGGTGCTTGCCATTTTCTTCTGCCAAAGCCAGGcttcaagacacgatgtagtctaACTAATTCTGCCTATATCCCCCtggtatctgccaacggatctgcgatagccTCCAACTGCTATGAAACCCTCATATTATCATTTAGGagcaccaaatatatttggaattttcttgttgctgacgtcccAATACCAATCCTtgatgcagatttcctctcacacttccacctcctggttgatgtactTCACCAATGGATAGTCAACACCGATTTGCACTCCTCGACGCCTCTCAAACCAGTCCCTCCAACcactctccacatcagcaaacccacggatgcctacatccACCTACTTACATCagacccagaagttttccgtcaagaacttcgtcaaacgcccacagttcccgcGAAACATGGCATTTATCCCCACATGAAGATGATGGGGCCCACATTATTctccagattcagacgtctggcagtgGATCGTTTGGCAGTCAGTAAACAAACATTAGCCAAAATAGaagaatgggcctttgccaaaaggcatcaagctgatggtcgtcacccttacacatcgtcctaa